The Planococcus liqunii genome includes a region encoding these proteins:
- the rnz gene encoding ribonuclease Z — protein MQLLFLGTGAGMPSKQRNTSALALKLLEERGTVWLFDCGEATQHQILHTTLKPRKIEKVFITHLHGDHIFGLPGLLGSRSFQGGDEPLEIYGPSGIKEFVETFLRISRTHLTYEIVFYEQLEGVIFEDGTMRVEAALLDHVIPSHGFRITQKPLPPKLNMERAISLGVPKGPLLAKLKGGEDVVLEDGTTIKSEDVTEAAQPGFVVTILGDTRYCDAAVALSRDADVVVHEATFDAETQKLAKDYGHSTILDAAKIAKRAGAKTLIANHISARFLPDDEKILIAQVKDVHPRTWIARDFAEYEWNQQSRQLKKKMESHR, from the coding sequence ATGCAATTATTATTTCTTGGGACAGGGGCAGGCATGCCGTCCAAGCAGCGCAACACGAGCGCGCTTGCCCTGAAATTGCTGGAAGAGCGCGGAACAGTCTGGCTGTTTGATTGCGGAGAAGCGACCCAGCATCAGATTTTACATACCACGTTAAAACCACGCAAAATCGAAAAGGTTTTCATCACTCATTTGCACGGCGACCACATTTTTGGTTTGCCCGGCCTGCTTGGTTCCCGGTCTTTCCAAGGCGGCGACGAGCCGCTGGAAATCTACGGTCCATCGGGCATCAAAGAGTTTGTGGAAACTTTCTTGCGCATCAGCCGCACGCATTTGACGTACGAGATCGTGTTTTACGAACAACTAGAGGGCGTCATTTTTGAAGACGGCACCATGCGGGTGGAAGCGGCATTGCTTGACCACGTCATTCCGTCGCACGGCTTCCGCATCACGCAAAAGCCCTTGCCCCCAAAATTGAACATGGAGCGCGCCATTTCTCTCGGCGTGCCGAAAGGGCCGCTGCTCGCGAAACTAAAAGGCGGGGAAGACGTCGTGCTTGAAGACGGCACCACAATCAAAAGTGAAGACGTTACAGAAGCGGCCCAGCCGGGATTCGTTGTCACCATTCTTGGCGACACACGGTATTGCGATGCCGCCGTCGCGTTAAGCCGGGATGCAGACGTTGTCGTCCACGAAGCCACTTTTGATGCAGAAACACAAAAACTGGCGAAAGACTATGGCCACTCGACCATACTCGATGCCGCAAAAATAGCAAAACGCGCCGGCGCGAAAACACTCATTGCCAACCATATCAGCGCTCGGTTCTTGCCGGATGATGAAAAAATTCTGATTGCCCAAGTGAAAGACGTGCATCCGCGCACATGGATCGCCCGCGATTTCGCAGAATACGAATGGAACCAGCAGTCGCGCCAATTAAAGAAAAAAATGGAAAGCCATCGTTAA
- the namA gene encoding NADPH dehydrogenase NamA, which translates to MAKLFEPLTIKNTTFKNRIVMAPMCMYQSDQEDGRVTDWHRVHYPTRAVGQIGLIIVEATAVQPQGRISMRDLGIWDDSHVEGLAEIVRLMKQNGSKTGIQLAHAGRKADLQVPIQAPSALAFNEKYQTPKAMTPEEIAETIQAFKEGARRSKEAGFEVIEIHAAHGYLINQFLSPLSNKRTDEYGGSAENRYRILREVIDAVNEVWDGPLFVRISATDYTEGGMTPEQYVEMAQWMKQQGVDLIDVSSGALVPAQIPVFPGYQVPFAETIKYETPIATGAVGLITSPLHAEEILQNGRSDMIFLARELLRDPYWAYTAAKELNADIEAPVPYKRGWV; encoded by the coding sequence TTGGCTAAATTATTTGAACCACTGACCATTAAAAACACCACTTTTAAAAACCGCATCGTTATGGCACCGATGTGCATGTATCAGAGCGATCAAGAAGACGGCCGAGTGACCGACTGGCACCGTGTGCATTATCCGACGCGTGCTGTCGGCCAAATCGGGCTGATCATTGTAGAAGCGACAGCTGTCCAGCCGCAAGGGCGCATTTCCATGAGAGATTTGGGCATTTGGGATGACAGCCATGTTGAAGGGCTCGCGGAAATCGTCCGGCTGATGAAGCAAAACGGTTCCAAAACGGGCATCCAATTGGCACACGCCGGCCGCAAAGCAGACCTTCAAGTGCCGATCCAGGCGCCGAGTGCCCTTGCTTTTAATGAAAAATACCAGACGCCGAAAGCTATGACGCCTGAAGAAATCGCAGAAACCATCCAGGCCTTCAAAGAAGGCGCAAGACGATCCAAAGAAGCGGGCTTTGAAGTGATTGAAATCCATGCTGCGCATGGGTATTTGATCAATCAGTTCCTGTCGCCGCTTTCCAATAAACGCACCGATGAATACGGTGGTTCGGCGGAAAACCGCTACCGCATCTTGCGTGAAGTGATCGACGCCGTCAATGAAGTGTGGGACGGCCCGCTGTTTGTCCGTATTTCAGCAACGGATTATACAGAAGGCGGCATGACGCCGGAGCAATATGTAGAAATGGCCCAATGGATGAAACAGCAAGGTGTTGATTTGATCGATGTCAGTTCCGGGGCGCTTGTACCCGCACAGATTCCCGTCTTTCCGGGCTATCAAGTTCCGTTTGCGGAAACCATCAAATACGAAACACCGATTGCTACAGGAGCAGTCGGTTTGATCACGAGCCCTTTGCACGCAGAAGAAATTTTGCAAAACGGCCGGTCGGATATGATTTTCCTGGCACGTGAACTGCTTCGCGACCCTTATTGGGCTTACACTGCTGCCAAGGAATTGAATGCCGATATCGAGGCGCCTGTCCCATATAAGCGCGGCTGGGTTTAA
- the proC gene encoding pyrroline-5-carboxylate reductase, translating into MNIVCVGAGSMAESMIHGWINKRILSPRNISVMNKSDFDRLEFLRDEYGVNIVQKEKTELENADFILLAMKPKDVKAALGGIQEHLSPGTVVLSVVAGVSIQTIQKLAGDLPVARAMPNTSAKIGKSATGVAWSKQVTLDQQYELRDLLSSIGSVTVVQESQLDAVTAVAGSGPAFVYYFAEAMTEAGVNSGLSLEDATKLVRHTISGAADMLQQADFKELRKKVTSPNGTTAAGIASLEKNDFKRIIGECIEQASSRSQALGREFE; encoded by the coding sequence ATGAATATCGTTTGTGTAGGAGCCGGATCCATGGCAGAATCCATGATTCACGGCTGGATCAATAAACGCATACTAAGCCCAAGGAATATTTCGGTAATGAACAAATCGGATTTTGATCGTTTGGAGTTTTTGCGGGATGAATACGGGGTCAATATTGTCCAAAAAGAAAAAACAGAACTGGAAAACGCCGATTTTATTTTACTGGCGATGAAGCCGAAAGACGTGAAAGCTGCACTGGGCGGCATACAGGAGCACTTATCCCCCGGGACCGTCGTTCTGTCGGTTGTGGCGGGTGTCTCGATTCAGACCATCCAAAAGCTGGCCGGTGATTTACCGGTTGCCCGTGCGATGCCGAATACATCGGCAAAAATCGGCAAGTCGGCGACAGGCGTCGCCTGGAGCAAACAAGTGACGTTGGACCAGCAATACGAATTGCGTGATCTGCTTTCTTCGATTGGCAGCGTCACCGTCGTCCAGGAAAGCCAGCTCGATGCCGTAACAGCGGTTGCCGGCAGCGGACCTGCCTTTGTTTACTACTTTGCAGAAGCGATGACCGAAGCCGGCGTCAACAGCGGTTTGTCGCTGGAAGACGCCACTAAACTCGTGCGCCATACGATATCCGGCGCTGCCGACATGCTCCAGCAGGCAGATTTTAAAGAACTGCGGAAAAAAGTGACAAGCCCGAACGGCACCACCGCAGCCGGCATTGCTTCCCTGGAGAAAAACGACTTCAAACGCATCATTGGAGAATGCATAGAGCAGGCATCCAGCCGCTCCCAAGCCTTGGGACGCGAATTTGAATAA
- a CDS encoding MBL fold metallo-hydrolase, with product MSLHKIIIPTPFAVGDVNSYLIKGDMLTLIDAGPKTPEAWLALKAGLKEAHVEPKDVEQVVLTHHHPDHAGWVDGFENAKLYGHPYNDLWLRRDQAFLDYHDAFYLERLKEEGVPEELWFWVKKMKRPLNLMGSRPLDMSINEGDALPGHEEWHAMETLGHAQSHLSFWNPESREMIGGDHVIAKVSSNPLIEPPLDPADGRPKSLLQYNASLGRLLKMPIDVIYSGHGDEVRNVHELVAGRLEKQHQRALKVLDMLSQEEQNVYDLTKQLFPYAYEKELGLTLSETIGQIDYLLEDGLITERLDDSGIFRYSKV from the coding sequence ATGAGTTTACATAAGATAATTATTCCGACGCCTTTTGCGGTCGGCGACGTGAATTCCTATTTGATTAAGGGCGATATGCTGACATTGATTGATGCCGGCCCGAAAACGCCGGAAGCATGGCTTGCGTTAAAAGCAGGGCTGAAAGAAGCCCATGTTGAACCGAAAGATGTAGAGCAAGTTGTGCTGACGCATCACCACCCGGACCACGCCGGCTGGGTAGACGGTTTTGAAAATGCCAAATTATACGGACACCCTTATAATGATTTGTGGCTGAGGCGCGACCAGGCTTTTCTCGATTACCACGATGCGTTTTATCTCGAACGCTTGAAGGAAGAAGGCGTTCCGGAAGAGCTATGGTTCTGGGTCAAGAAAATGAAACGGCCGCTGAATTTAATGGGCAGCCGGCCGCTGGATATGTCGATTAATGAAGGCGATGCATTGCCTGGGCATGAAGAATGGCATGCGATGGAAACGCTTGGCCACGCACAAAGCCATTTGTCTTTCTGGAATCCCGAAAGCAGAGAAATGATCGGCGGGGACCACGTGATTGCCAAAGTGTCTTCGAATCCACTGATCGAGCCTCCGCTCGATCCTGCTGACGGCCGTCCAAAATCGCTGCTTCAATACAATGCATCGTTGGGGCGTTTATTGAAAATGCCGATTGATGTGATTTACAGCGGACATGGCGATGAAGTGCGCAATGTCCATGAACTGGTCGCAGGGCGTTTAGAGAAGCAGCATCAGCGTGCACTGAAAGTGCTCGATATGCTCAGCCAGGAAGAACAGAACGTATACGACTTGACGAAGCAGCTGTTTCCTTATGCGTATGAAAAAGAACTGGGATTGACCTTGTCTGAAACAATCGGACAAATTGATTATTTGCTGGAAGACGGTTTAATCACGGAACGGCTGGATGATTCAGGGATTTTCCGGTATTCGAAAGTCTAA
- a CDS encoding argininosuccinate synthase, with translation MLNKKIVLAYSGGLDTSVAIPWLKGQGYDVVAVCLDIGEGKDLNFIKQKALQVGAVESYMIDAREEFAEEYALVSLQAHTLYEGKYPLVSALSRPLISKKLVEIAEETGSTAVAHGCTGKGNDQVRFEVSIKSLNPNLEVVAPVRAWAWSRDEEIAYAKENNVPIPVNLDSPFSIDQNLWGRANECGVLEDPWASPPEEAYDITNSLENTPDTPDVVEIEFLNGVPVQLNGVSYTFANLILELNKIAGKHGVGRIDHVENRLVGIKSREIYEAPAAMTLIAAHKELEDITLVKEMAHFKPVIEKKLTELIYEGLWFSPLRTALQAFLKETQVFVNGTVRVKLFKGHAIIEGRKSANSLYSEQLATYSTDDTFNHESAVGFIELWGLPTVVNSMVNKKEVVVPENVKVGVQS, from the coding sequence ATATTGAATAAAAAAATTGTACTCGCATACTCAGGCGGTTTAGATACATCGGTGGCCATTCCGTGGCTGAAAGGACAAGGCTACGACGTCGTCGCGGTTTGCCTGGATATCGGGGAAGGCAAGGATTTAAATTTCATTAAACAAAAAGCGCTTCAAGTTGGCGCAGTGGAAAGCTACATGATTGACGCAAGAGAAGAATTTGCCGAAGAATACGCACTCGTTTCGCTTCAAGCCCATACATTATATGAAGGCAAATACCCGCTTGTGTCGGCGCTATCGCGTCCGTTGATCTCCAAGAAATTGGTTGAAATCGCAGAAGAAACCGGCTCAACTGCTGTTGCCCACGGCTGTACAGGCAAAGGCAACGACCAAGTGCGTTTTGAAGTATCGATTAAATCATTGAATCCAAATCTCGAAGTCGTAGCGCCGGTCCGTGCATGGGCTTGGTCGCGTGATGAAGAAATCGCTTATGCCAAAGAAAACAACGTGCCGATTCCGGTCAATTTGGACAGCCCGTTCTCCATCGACCAAAATCTCTGGGGACGCGCCAACGAATGCGGCGTCTTAGAAGATCCGTGGGCTTCGCCTCCTGAAGAAGCTTATGACATTACAAATTCACTGGAAAACACACCGGATACGCCGGATGTGGTGGAAATCGAATTTTTGAACGGGGTGCCGGTTCAGTTGAATGGTGTTTCGTACACATTCGCGAACCTCATTCTGGAATTGAATAAAATTGCCGGCAAACACGGCGTCGGCAGAATCGACCATGTGGAAAACCGTTTGGTCGGCATCAAATCACGTGAAATTTATGAAGCTCCAGCGGCCATGACATTGATTGCGGCGCATAAAGAGCTTGAAGACATCACGTTGGTGAAAGAAATGGCGCATTTCAAACCGGTCATCGAGAAAAAATTGACGGAATTGATCTACGAAGGATTATGGTTCTCACCGCTTCGTACGGCTCTGCAGGCCTTCCTGAAAGAAACACAAGTATTTGTCAACGGGACAGTGCGTGTGAAATTGTTCAAAGGCCATGCCATTATTGAAGGGCGTAAATCCGCTAATTCTCTTTACAGCGAGCAATTGGCGACATATTCTACTGACGATACGTTCAACCATGAATCGGCTGTCGGCTTTATCGAATTATGGGGCCTTCCGACTGTCGTTAACTCCATGGTCAACAAAAAAGAAGTCGTTGTTCCTGAAAACGTGAAAGTAGGCGTTCAATCATGA
- the argH gene encoding argininosuccinate lyase — protein sequence MTKLWGGRFQKSAEQWVDEFGASISFDQKLVMEDLEGSTAHVKMLSACQILTEDEAALILSGLETLKEKAQAGDLEFSVSNEDIHLNLEKHLIDEIGPVGGKLHTARSRNDQVATDMHLYLKNRVKEIIEAVAAFQSAIVEQAEAQVDTIVPGYTHLQRAQPISFGHHLLTYFWMLERDKERLSESLKRIDLSPLGAGAMSGTTFPIDREMSADLLGFSGVYQNSLDAVSDRDFIVEFLSNASMLMMHMSRFAEEIILWSSEEFRFVELDDAFSTGSSIMPQKKNPDMAELIRGKTGRVYGNLFGLLTTLKGLPLAYNKDMQEDKEGMFDTVHTLMGSLPIFEGMVRTMTVRTDSMEKAVHSDFSNATELADYLAAKGMPFREAHDVTGKLVFTCIQRGYFLKDLPLSDLQDASPLIGEDIYETLKPKTAVQRRNSLGGTGFDQVHHQLGLAKQLIG from the coding sequence ATGACCAAACTGTGGGGAGGCCGTTTCCAAAAATCGGCCGAACAGTGGGTCGATGAGTTCGGAGCTTCAATTTCTTTTGATCAGAAATTAGTCATGGAAGATTTGGAAGGCAGTACGGCGCATGTGAAAATGCTGTCGGCCTGCCAGATCCTTACGGAAGACGAAGCGGCGCTGATCCTATCGGGTCTTGAGACTTTGAAAGAAAAAGCACAAGCCGGCGATCTGGAATTCAGTGTTTCGAATGAAGACATCCATTTAAACTTGGAAAAACATTTAATCGATGAAATCGGTCCGGTCGGCGGCAAGCTGCATACGGCAAGAAGCCGCAACGACCAAGTAGCGACCGATATGCATCTGTATTTGAAAAATCGCGTCAAAGAAATCATCGAAGCGGTTGCCGCTTTCCAGTCGGCGATTGTGGAGCAGGCCGAAGCACAGGTAGACACGATTGTGCCGGGCTATACGCATCTGCAGCGTGCCCAGCCCATTTCGTTCGGACATCATTTGCTGACGTATTTCTGGATGCTCGAGCGCGACAAAGAACGCTTGTCCGAATCGCTGAAACGCATTGATTTGTCGCCGCTTGGTGCGGGTGCCATGTCCGGCACGACGTTCCCGATTGACCGGGAAATGTCGGCTGACTTATTAGGCTTTTCGGGCGTTTACCAAAACAGCCTGGACGCTGTCAGCGACCGCGATTTCATCGTAGAATTTTTGAGCAATGCTTCGATGCTGATGATGCATATGTCGCGATTCGCCGAAGAAATCATTCTTTGGTCAAGCGAAGAGTTCCGCTTTGTCGAATTGGACGATGCTTTTTCGACCGGCTCAAGCATCATGCCGCAAAAGAAAAATCCGGATATGGCGGAATTGATCCGCGGCAAGACCGGGCGCGTCTACGGCAATTTGTTCGGCTTGCTGACCACTTTGAAAGGCCTGCCGCTTGCCTACAATAAAGACATGCAGGAAGACAAGGAAGGCATGTTTGATACCGTTCACACGTTGATGGGCTCGTTGCCGATATTTGAAGGCATGGTCCGCACGATGACGGTCCGCACCGATTCGATGGAAAAAGCCGTGCATTCGGATTTCTCCAATGCCACAGAGCTTGCCGACTATTTGGCGGCAAAAGGCATGCCGTTCCGCGAAGCGCATGACGTGACCGGAAAACTGGTATTCACTTGCATCCAGCGCGGTTATTTCCTAAAAGATTTGCCTCTTTCGGATTTGCAGGATGCGAGCCCACTGATTGGCGAAGACATTTACGAAACCTTGAAGCCGAAAACTGCCGTTCAGCGCAGAAATTCGCTCGGGGGTACAGGATTTGATCAAGTACACCATCAATTGGGACTTGCCAAGCAACTCATCGGGTGA
- a CDS encoding DinB/UmuC family translesion DNA polymerase, translating into MYEGLDTRPIICLDMRSFYASCTAIDLGLDPLTACIAVVGNQERRGSVVLAASPVLKKEFGVRTGTRLFEIPDDPRIMKIEPKMGFFLDVSMEITRLLKEYVPTEAIHVYSVDESFVDLSGTQKLWGTPEHLIARIQDDIIRQFCLPSAIGMGPNMLMAKLALDLEAKNKGFVKWDFKDVPEKLWPVAPLSKMWGIGSRLEATLNGMGIFSVGDLAHTDLAQLEASFGILGNQLYHHAWGIDLSELGPPIIEGQVSYGKGQILYRDYTTAGDILTVVLEMAEDVARRARTAGKAGRTVTLSVGYSKKAFGGGFHRARTIDEATNETLKIYAVCKELLEEFYDGRPARRLAITLTKLEDETSMQLSLFEQRKWQTRKLGEAMDQLRSKYGPTAVLRAVSYTEAGTARERARLIGGHNADGSFEELED; encoded by the coding sequence ATGTATGAAGGATTGGACACAAGGCCGATCATTTGCCTCGACATGCGAAGTTTCTACGCCAGCTGCACTGCGATTGACCTCGGCCTTGATCCATTGACCGCCTGCATTGCCGTCGTCGGCAACCAGGAGCGGCGCGGCAGTGTGGTGTTGGCCGCCTCGCCGGTGCTGAAAAAAGAATTCGGCGTACGGACCGGGACCCGGCTCTTCGAAATTCCGGACGATCCGCGCATTATGAAAATCGAGCCGAAAATGGGCTTTTTTCTGGACGTGTCGATGGAAATCACGCGTTTGTTGAAAGAATACGTACCGACTGAAGCGATCCATGTGTACAGTGTTGATGAAAGTTTTGTCGATTTAAGCGGCACCCAAAAATTATGGGGGACGCCGGAGCACTTGATTGCCCGCATCCAGGACGATATCATCCGCCAGTTCTGTTTGCCTTCCGCAATCGGCATGGGCCCGAATATGCTGATGGCGAAATTGGCGCTTGATTTGGAAGCCAAAAACAAAGGGTTCGTGAAATGGGATTTTAAAGACGTACCGGAAAAATTGTGGCCGGTCGCACCGCTCAGCAAAATGTGGGGAATCGGTTCACGGCTTGAAGCCACATTGAACGGCATGGGCATTTTTTCTGTCGGCGACTTGGCGCATACGGACTTGGCGCAGCTTGAAGCCAGTTTTGGGATACTCGGCAACCAATTGTACCACCATGCCTGGGGCATCGATTTGTCCGAACTTGGCCCGCCGATCATTGAAGGGCAAGTGAGTTACGGAAAAGGGCAGATTCTATATCGCGATTATACAACCGCCGGGGATATTTTGACGGTGGTCCTTGAAATGGCAGAAGATGTAGCTAGACGGGCGCGCACGGCGGGAAAAGCGGGGCGGACGGTAACGCTTTCGGTCGGTTACAGCAAAAAAGCATTCGGCGGCGGTTTCCACCGGGCCCGCACCATTGATGAAGCGACCAATGAGACATTGAAAATCTATGCGGTTTGCAAAGAGCTGTTGGAGGAGTTTTATGACGGCCGCCCGGCAAGAAGGCTCGCCATTACATTGACAAAACTTGAAGACGAAACGTCGATGCAGTTGAGCTTGTTTGAACAGCGCAAATGGCAGACGCGCAAACTCGGAGAAGCGATGGACCAGCTGCGTTCAAAATACGGGCCGACCGCCGTCTTGCGGGCGGTTTCCTATACAGAAGCCGGCACGGCACGCGAACGCGCCCGTCTGATCGGCGGCCATAATGCAGACGGCAGCTTTGAAGAACTGGAAGACTGA
- a CDS encoding ABC transporter transmembrane domain-containing protein, which produces MRVFWELGWFFKERKKQYITGVILLLFVAFLGVLPPRIIGFVVDEIGRSTLTPAFLVKWLGILGASALLMYALRYAWRLMIFGSSILLARNLRERLFTHFTQMSPAFYQKRRVGDLMAHATNDLQAVQQTAGIGVLTLVDSIATGGFVIAAMALTVSWKLTLIVLLPMPLMAYMTNYYGKLLHERFHGAQEAFSSLNDKTQESISGMKVIKTFGQEEQDIDDFKRLSHRVVDENIRVARVDSLFDPTISAIIGVCYFLALGFGTYFVVNGEMTIGDMVAFTTYLGLLVWPMLAFGWLFNIVERGRASYDRIRRLLAEPVDIGDREDAVDVRPAGDIVFSLEQFQFTGDDRAALRDVYFTLRRGETLGIVGKTGSGKSAILRLLLREFDHYVGDITFGGISVNDYKKQQLRKAIGYVPQDHFLFSTTVAGNIAFARPDAAMEEVHEAAKLAHIHNDILNFTEGYSTIVGERGVSLSGGQKQRISIARALMMQPELLILDDSLSAVDAKTEEAILSSLKKTRTGATTIITSHRLSAIQHAHQILVMHEGTVAEIGTHDQLMKKKGRYYEMYELQQLEALVEQGGEA; this is translated from the coding sequence ATGCGCGTTTTTTGGGAGTTGGGCTGGTTTTTCAAGGAAAGAAAAAAGCAATACATAACCGGAGTCATCCTGCTTTTGTTTGTGGCATTTCTCGGGGTACTGCCGCCGCGCATTATCGGGTTTGTTGTGGACGAAATCGGACGGAGCACCTTGACGCCCGCATTTTTGGTGAAGTGGCTGGGGATCCTCGGCGCCTCGGCGCTTTTGATGTATGCGCTCCGCTATGCCTGGCGATTGATGATCTTCGGTTCATCAATCCTGCTGGCACGGAATTTGCGTGAGCGGCTGTTCACCCATTTCACCCAGATGTCGCCGGCGTTTTACCAAAAGCGGCGGGTCGGCGATTTGATGGCACATGCCACGAACGATTTGCAGGCGGTGCAGCAGACAGCCGGCATCGGCGTTTTGACGCTGGTCGATTCGATTGCGACGGGCGGCTTTGTTATTGCCGCGATGGCCCTTACCGTCAGCTGGAAATTGACATTGATCGTGCTGCTGCCGATGCCGCTGATGGCGTATATGACCAATTATTACGGCAAGCTGCTGCACGAACGCTTCCATGGGGCGCAAGAAGCCTTTTCAAGCCTCAATGACAAGACGCAGGAAAGCATTTCCGGCATGAAAGTGATCAAGACATTTGGGCAGGAGGAGCAGGACATTGACGACTTCAAAAGATTGTCCCACCGTGTAGTTGATGAAAACATCCGTGTGGCCCGTGTCGATTCGCTGTTCGATCCGACCATTTCGGCGATTATTGGCGTCTGTTATTTTCTGGCGCTCGGATTTGGCACGTATTTTGTAGTGAATGGCGAAATGACCATCGGCGACATGGTGGCTTTCACGACTTACCTTGGCTTATTGGTTTGGCCGATGCTTGCTTTCGGCTGGCTTTTCAATATCGTCGAACGCGGGCGCGCTTCTTATGACCGGATCCGCCGTTTGCTTGCAGAACCGGTCGATATCGGTGACCGGGAAGACGCCGTTGACGTGCGCCCGGCAGGGGATATCGTCTTTTCACTTGAACAATTCCAATTCACCGGCGACGACCGGGCGGCGCTGCGGGATGTTTATTTCACCTTGCGCCGCGGGGAGACGCTCGGAATTGTCGGAAAGACCGGTTCCGGAAAATCAGCAATTTTGCGCCTGCTGCTGCGTGAATTCGACCATTACGTCGGCGACATTACGTTTGGCGGCATTTCGGTCAACGACTACAAAAAACAGCAGCTGCGAAAAGCGATCGGCTATGTGCCGCAGGACCATTTCCTGTTCTCCACCACAGTGGCCGGGAACATCGCTTTTGCCCGGCCGGATGCCGCCATGGAAGAAGTGCACGAGGCGGCGAAGCTTGCCCATATCCACAATGATATCCTGAATTTTACGGAAGGCTATAGCACGATTGTCGGAGAGCGCGGCGTGTCGCTGTCAGGCGGCCAGAAACAGCGGATTTCCATTGCGCGTGCCTTGATGATGCAGCCGGAACTGCTGATTTTGGACGATTCCTTGTCAGCGGTCGATGCCAAAACGGAAGAAGCGATTCTTTCATCTTTGAAAAAAACGCGGACCGGCGCGACAACAATCATCACGTCCCACCGCTTGAGCGCAATTCAGCATGCGCATCAGATCCTTGTCATGCATGAAGGCACAGTCGCTGAAATCGGGACCCATGACCAATTGATGAAGAAAAAAGGGCGTTATTACGAAATGTATGAGCTGCAGCAATTGGAAGCGCTCGTCGAACAAGGAGGCGAGGCGTAA